TTCTTGGGCTTGTTTAATCGCTTTTTTGGTGTCATCTGCCATCACACCATTGAGCTTGCCTTTATAAAAACCTCGCTCTCGTAGTCGAGTTTGAATTTCTAAGGTATTAAATTCGCTTTTACTAGCAGTATTAACTGAGCTGTATAACTTAGCTCGCGTAGTTGGGTCAGCAACACCACTTGCTGCTAAGAAATTAGCTGCCTGAAATCTCTTCACAGCATCAGCAGTATAAGGGCCATAGTAGCCATTTGGCTCTCCCTCTAAATATCCTGCCTGGATCAATTGTTCTTGAACAATTCTAACTGGCTCACCGCGATCGCCTACACGAAGTTTGTCTCGATTGACTACCTTTTTGGGAGCCTCTTCTCCATCACCGATGCCAACTCCCGGCAATTTACCTAATGTTGCTGGGCCAACAACTCCATCAACGCTTAATTTGTAAGAATCTTGGAACCGTTTGACAGCTTCTTCGGTAATTGGGCCAAATATGCCTGTGGCGTTTCCGTAATAAAAGCCTGCAACTCTTAACCGTTCTTGCAAAGCTCTGACATCTTCACCTTCATCCCCTTTAGCAAGGTAGTTAGGATTGCGGCGTTTGCTGGTGGCTGAACTAGTAGTGCTGGACTTTTTCGCTTGTGCGCCTACAGCAGCGGTTCTTTGAGCTTGTGTAGCCCTAGTTGTAGGTTTTTTCGCTTGCCAACTTTCTAATTTTTGCAGGGTGCTTGCTCCCACAATGCCGTCCACTGGTAAACCAGCGGCCTTTTGGAAGCGCCGTACAGCTTCTTGTGTGGGTGCGTCATATACTTGGGTAACAGAAGATTGGTAAAAACCTGCTGTTTTCAAATTTTGTTGTAGATTTCTGACAGAAGGGCCTCGATCGCCTTTTTCTAGTGCCATGACGCTGCTAACAGCGCCAAGAATAGATAAAGACAGAGCAAGGGGCAACATATACTTCCAAGCCCTACCCGAAAGCCTTTTCCAGTCTGGTGCAGCTGCGTCCTTAAACAAAGAACTGAGGGAGACCAATTCACTGGGTGTGCTGTCTTCGTAGGCGAAAGCTAGGTGCAAATACGCAAGATTTTCCATATTTGTTTCCTACACCATTGATTTTTCTTCGATAACTGCTTCAGCTTGATGTACTAGGTTCCTCAAAGCTTCTAATGTTCCTATGTTTACATCCTCCCACAAATTGCGCTTATGTGCTTCTAATAATTTTTCAGCAATATCACGCAGTGCGTAAGGGTTCTTTTGCTGAATAAATTCTACAACAACTGGATCGAGTAGATAAGCATCTACTATGCCTTGATACATGTAATCTTCAGCGCATTTTGCGGTTGCATCGTAGGCGAATAGATAATCTACCGTCGCCGCCATTTCAAAAGCTCCCTTGTATCCGTGGCGCATTACTCCTGCAATCCATTTGGGATTAACTACGCGAGAACGATACACTCGTGCAATTTCTTCTTTCAGTTGACGGACGCGTGGTTGGGCGGGTATAGAATTATCTCCAAAATAAGTTTGAGGATTTTTTCCCTGTAGAGAACGCACCGCTGCTGTTAAGCCACCCTGAAATTGGTAATAATCATCAGAATCGAGTAGATCGTGTTCGCGGTTGTCTTGATTGTGCAGGACAATTTGCATTTGCGACAAGCGTTGCTCGAAGGCTTCGGGAGAGGGGAATGGGGAATTAGGAGTTAGAAGTGAGGAGTTAGGAGTAGGGATTGGGGATTGGGAATTAGGAAGAATTTCTGCTCCTCTGCTCCCCTGCCCCTCTGCTCCTCGGTCACTGAGCTTGTCCTGAGCGTAGCCGAAGGGCGTAGTCGTTGGCGAAGCCTCTCGTAGAGAAGTGCTGCTCCCCTGCTCCCCTGCCAAGTTTCCCGAAGAATAAGCGTAAGAACTCCAGTTAATGTAGGCGCGGGCTAAATCTTCGTCATCTGTCCAGTTTTGCGATTCGATTAAACCTTGGAGTCCTGCGCCGTAAGCACCTGGGCGAGAACCAAAAATGCGATAGCGCGATCGCACCACTGCTTCTTCTACAGTTAATCCTTGGCTTGTCCACAAATCAGTCTCTTGGCGAACTGCATCTGCTAGGGGATTTTGTTCTGGCGGTTCATCTAAATCTGCTACTGCTGATACTGCTTGATCGAATAAGTCAATTAAGTTGGGAAAAGCATCGCGGAAGAATCCCGAAATTCGCAAGGTGACATCTACACGGGGACGCCCCAAAATCGCTAGGGGCAAAATTTCAAAATCTAC
This portion of the Nostoc sp. GT001 genome encodes:
- a CDS encoding peptidoglycan-binding protein, with translation MENLAYLHLAFAYEDSTPSELVSLSSLFKDAAAPDWKRLSGRAWKYMLPLALSLSILGAVSSVMALEKGDRGPSVRNLQQNLKTAGFYQSSVTQVYDAPTQEAVRRFQKAAGLPVDGIVGASTLQKLESWQAKKPTTRATQAQRTAAVGAQAKKSSTTSSATSKRRNPNYLAKGDEGEDVRALQERLRVAGFYYGNATGIFGPITEEAVKRFQDSYKLSVDGVVGPATLGKLPGVGIGDGEEAPKKVVNRDKLRVGDRGEPVRIVQEQLIQAGYLEGEPNGYYGPYTADAVKRFQAANFLAASGVADPTTRAKLYSSVNTASKSEFNTLEIQTRLRERGFYKGKLNGVMADDTKKAIKQAQEFYGISLKDLKSGRF